In Anolis carolinensis isolate JA03-04 chromosome 4, rAnoCar3.1.pri, whole genome shotgun sequence, the genomic window TCAAGGTCCTCATCATGGCCATTGCCAAAGCATTGAAAGCCAtgaccttcatccttgtgctccTACTCTTCTTCTTCTATGTCTTTACAGTATCaggcattttcttctttgaaacaTTTAGTCGCTCAGACCTAGAGGGCCTTGAGTACACGATGTATTTTTCAGACATACCAAATTCCTTTGTGACAATTTTCATTCTTTTCACCATGGATCACTGGTATGCACTGTTGCAGGACATGTGGAAAGTCCCAGAGGTAAACAAGGTTGTCAGTGGTGTCTTTATCTGTGTGTGGCTTCTCATTGGGGCATTCATCTTCAGGGACGTCCTTGTGGCTAGCATGGTCACTAATTTCCAGAACATTCGAGGTAACCTTACTGAGGAAGCTAAGGAGATTGAGACCCAGCAAAAAGCGAACCGATTTAAGCTGGAGCTCCTGGAAATGAGATACAATCAATACCAGGGACAATCCTATAAGTGCAACATATTACCAGAAAAGACGAGCACAGAGTCAGGATCAGCAATTCCATCTGCAGAGGATCCGGAGTACAGTTTACATGACTTTCATACTGGGCCATTGGATTGGGAGTCCTATGTACATAGGAACCTGGCAGGTCTATATGATGCTGATGAGTCTGAGAAAGTAGTTTGGCCTCAAGATACGCTCTTCCGCTACTTTGAGCTGCTGGAGAAGCTGCAGTACAACCTGGATGAGCGGAGACAACTTCAGGACTATGCTGTGTTAGCTTTGTCAAACCTTGCAGATAAATAGAAGGAATATTGGATGTACCAAAATTTATTTCTTAACTAATAAGAAAGCCATACTTTGTTGTGTTCACCTGATCCTACCCCATCACCATCCTGCTGCACTCCTGCTCTGCCCCAACATTACAGCCTCGGCATGATATGGACATCAAGATCGGGTCTGATTTGTCTGGTCCATTATCCACACAGTCCGCCGAAACTAATCCCTTTCCCCTGCACTCATCAGTACAGGGAAAAGGGGAACAATCAGATCTATTTTACACCTCAGCTGAGAATCTAGAATTGACAACATGCTTATTCCATCCCAAGTTGCTCCATTGCTTTTGCCCTTGGGAGCTATTTTCACTGCCTGGTATAAATGTGTCCTAGGTCACCACTATGATacacatccttttttttttagtaGCCAGCACATGACTTTATGGCAAAGACCAGGTTCTAGTTCTTTCTTAACTACCCCATCTTCTTAACTATTATATTAAGCCAATGCTACTAATTATACTATTACAATTGCCATTTGGATGTCTGAAAGGATccacaaatgtatttttaatttgtggCCCTGCAATGACTCCTAAACATAATATTGAAGGGACACAAGgggcctgatttaatttgattcaatCTGATTCATAAGTAGCAATGGTATTCAGAatagtttgattaaataaattGTCTTCTTAATAGTTATAAGATGTCAGTAAGAAATGTTTGTGACAAACACCACCAAATGGCCAGCAACAAAACAAGCTCATCGCCTTCCTGGGGATGCAAAGGAAATCAATTGACCAGGAACTCACACATGCAGGCAGGGCAATAAAACTTTAGAAACAGTCCTAGATGTGAGGATCAGAGATGGTGTTTTGTTTCAGTTTGATTTTGATAGATGGACATTTGTCGTTTGTTGTTTTTTCATAAATTTCAGGATGAAACAagatgaaagaaagagggggcATGAGAACAAGGATGTTTGTGAAATTAATTGTACCtggaagaatattataaatacccCATGTGAAATCTCAATCGGTGTGCCACTCCTTTTCATGATAGTCACCCGCAgctctatttgcaaataaatctgtgtatttcTATCTCCTCTGCCTCCTAGTTCCTTTATTGGACAACCGGCACTAGGGGGTTCCGCAAGGTTTGCCTTCTTTAAAAAGGGGTATTGCATCTAAGCCTCAACAATACAAATAATGAGATTAGAAAGAAAAAAGCCTgcaacatatttattttattactgtcATGAAATTTataatgtttataataataacCATATTTATAAATTACCATTTCTGCTAAAGGTACTTTAAGGTCATACATAACTTAAAAAATGTAATGATTAAGTGAAGAACAGAGTGAGCCACCTTTAAATTATCCAGAGAGCagaataaaactatttaaaacacaagaaaatcTATTTAAAAACCATTGAATAATTAAAACAACCGCAACAGAAGAGCATAAAACAACTGGGTCAGTTTAAAAATACACTGTAAAACTCTAAAACAGATTAAAAGTGTggtgaaagaaaagaagaaacagtTACAGTAATCAACGCAGCTGGAAGAGCCACTTTCTGGAGAGAATTCTGAAGTTTGGCTGCCATGATTGAAAAGGACTATTCTTGTATTATGTTTAATATTCCTAATCATCATTTGTATTCAAGAAGTTGATAGAAAGCATACAGGATAAGAAAAGGCTAAATAACTCATCCCCATGCAACAAGGTTTTAGCTAttgagaaaaaaatgggaaacctgtgagccagctgtgaccataccttgagaagccagacttgaccatggtggtccattccttggttacatcccacttAAACTACTGTACCGGGCTctgcgtggggctgcccctgaagagtgcctggaaacttcaactagtacagagatcagcagccagatttgcTTGCAGGTGCTGGATCCAGGGAGTGTACCACCCCTCTGCTACAGCACCTACGctggctgccaatatgtttcTGGACTtggttcaaggtgctggttttgatctttaaatccctaaacagttcaggcccaacttacctgtctgaccACTTCTCCTCATACCAACTCACCCGAATATTAAGATCTTCCAGAGAGGCCCTTATCTCGCTATCACCATTGTCGCAAATGCAGTTGGCAACAACAAGatagagggccttctcaatggccgCCTCAACCCTCTGgaactccttatttatttatttacaacatttcttccCCAAGGAGATTAAAACAGCCCTTCcctgacatctttttaaaaaacaaacagctgAAGACCTTCCTGTTCAAGCAAGCAATTAATGAAGAAATCTAATCTGAAATGACAGGAATGGGTTGTGCGAAGTGTGTGCTATTGTTGCCCAAGGCAGCATGAatactggaaaccaaacagagaccaataatcatataatatctttattaaaacaataataaattcaggaaagaataagtggaaaggatgagtgagcaatagtcctttaaggaatggtatgaattagtccaaagaattgaagagatatgtccaatattattgtccaaagtccagaaaccgaaacacgctcaaaactgttgagaagttcttgagcagggaaaacaacaagaaagcaggagtgaatagcaaggtccaaagtcactaggaagtcttggatttcaaggcaggcagaagatgaagctaaaagcaatctggattcagtaacaaggcaaggacgtgaatttactccggattaaatcgggagtcgcggctcggcttggctgtcaggaacaggagactcggcttggtgaaatcagggaactggaaacggtgaagtgttgtcagaagtcgctacgttgacaccacacattgttcacagtgcaagacacttttatagaacttagatctaataacagtgaacggaaaccaactccccaaaggttcccaaggcaatCCGCTATCCaatatcccctctagatgccaatcatTGACTCCTCCGAAACTCCTGTTTCTGAGATCTCtgttgatgcaaaaactcccttctgttaaaggatacattccctggggacatctggttctaccatgggagtaatgttatcagtatctctTGCAATTAAGGAaacatcggagctatccacagctggggtctgtaattggaaggagctcggagaactgggtaaaaagtcagaataagtttcatcctggtcaaagtttatttctgaaccaggttcagatcTCAAAGGTGGCTGGAGTATAACAGCTATTTTAATTGATGAGTCCCCGCAATAATAGTAACTGTTCAACGATTTTAGAATGTTTCTTTATGTCATTCTTATAGatggttttattgttgtatgtgttagttgtttgtaatgtttttaaaatgttgtgagccCCTTTGGGCCCCAttcagggagaaaagcaggatataaattaataataataataataataataataataataataataataataataataatgcatgcatcatccaaaaatacatcacacagtcctaaacacttgggaagtgtttgacttgtgattttgtgatacaaaatccagcacgtctatcttgtttgatgtgtcatactgtgtcgttgtgtcaataataataatcctatctTTGTGAAGGACAGGATGAAACTTCTATTCATGGCATGCTGTCATAGCCAAGTATATGCATAAACATCCTCATGAAAATATCTACAGCTTATTTCATGAGGTCCATCAGCATAAATTATTGGATAGAGCTAAGCCTCACACATCCCTATCTGCATTTCTGAGTTTTCATAGACTATTTTTCAGAATTTTTCAGAATTCCCTCTACATGCacaatattttgtgtgtgtttcaatGTGGCTTTGTAGTGTAATCTTTCTTGTGGGGTGAGGACTCTATTGAGTCATCTACATGACTCTATTTTAATCAACTGTTCTGCATGAGTCTATCTTATGAAGTCTATGGCCCATTAAGGAGGCAGTGGGAGGCAGCACTTAGCTAGAATACTGGTAAGGAGTCATCTGGCTGAGGCTTGAAACAAAAAGGTGGGGAGGAGAATGGGCAGAGACATTGGGACTTAGTcccttccataataataataatcataatcataatcatcatcatcatcatcatcatcatcatctttatttttatatcctgccccatctccccgaagggactcggggcggctcacaacagggacaagcccgaaacaacaacacaacacaacacatttgacaaaaacttaaaacattccaatgatacacaaaataaaataatggacaatacattaaaatccaagcagataaaatcagagtaaataaaagcaaaccagcagggacaggtttcataTAGTGCTGTGTCCTTCTCCTTTTTCTCAGATGTAAGATAggtattaaaaaaagaaacagcgAATATAAAATGTCATCAAAtctaagacacaccccattttGAAATTCCTTAAAGGGGAAAAAGTGCACCGTAGATTGAACGAAATACCTCatttttaaattataatattgtgtatttatatgATGGTAGAGGAGACTGGAGAATTACTATGTTCTCTACTCAGCAGCACCCATTTTGGATTTCACAAAAGTTCTTCTAGAAATCTCTCCATGAAGTGATATTTCACAAAGGAGAAGCATCATTCAGGATTTCCTTAATCAGTTTTTTTCTGAGATGGAAAAAAGGTAGCAAAGTGGGCTTTTAGGACAGTTTGCAGTAGGTTAGCAACTACAGTAGGCCCTTCACGTTTGTGAGACCTCCAAGAAAGAgggaaaactgtgaataaaaatcCCACtgcttttttacctgagagaggaCACAtttcctaggaatctctagacctTCAACCGTGACTTTATAATTCTTTCACACTGAAAATGGAGTATAGAGTTGAACTAGAGGGTCTAAAGATTCTTAGAGAGTATATACccagtttccccgaaaataagacagggtcttatattaatttttgctcccaaagatgcactaggtcttattttcaggggatgtcttatttttccatgaagaagagctcacatttatttatttatttccaacatttatatcccgcccttctcacccgaagggactcagggcggcgtacaaaattggcaacaattcgatgcctatacataattaaaacagcaataaaaatccaataaaacaattaaaacaatataaaaatataaaaacatatgattaaaatccattcctccaaaatcctcgtgctgtagccgtaaaccagtccgggtcgtcattatcatttaatcttcaaaagcctgggcacatagccatgttttcagggcttttctaaaactcaaaagggttggggcttgccgtatttctctggggagggtgttccacagccggggagccaccaccgagaaggccctgtccctcgtccccaccagccgtgcctgtgaggcaggcgggaccgagagcagggcctctccagatgaccttagggatcttcctggctcataggaggagatacgttcggacaagtagattgggccagaaccgtttagggctttataggtcaaaaccagcactttgaattgggctcggtagcatataggcagccagtggagctggctaagtagggaggtggtatgctccctataagccgccccagttattaatctggctgccgcccgttgtactaattggaacttccgggccgtcttcaaaggcaaccccacgtagagagcgttgcagtagtccaaacgggatgtaaccagagcgtggaccaccgtggccaagtcagacctcccaaggaacgggtgcagctggcgtACAAGTCTCAGTTgcgtgaatgctcccctggccaccgccgagacctggggctccaggctcagcgatgagtccaggagaacccccagactgcgaacctgtgtcttcagggggagtgcgaccccgtccaacacaggctgtaaccctattccctgttcagccttgcgactgaccaggaggacctctgtcttgtctggattcagtttcaatttgttcgccctcatccagtccgacacagcggccagacaccggttcaggacctgaacagcctccttagtgacaggtgggaagaagtgacagagctggacatcatctgcgtacagatgacacctcaccccgaaactccggatgatctctcccagcggcttcatgtatatgttgaacaacatgggggacagtactgaaccctgtgggaccccacaagtcaatggttgtggggctgagcaggcatcccccaatgacaccatctgggaacgcccctccaggaaggaccggagccactgcaaaacagtacctccgagacccatcccggcaaggcgccccagaaggataccgtgatcgacggtatcgaaggccgctgagaggtccagcagaaccagcagggacacactccccctgtccagttcccggcgtagatcatcgactaaggcgaccaaggctgtctcggtaccatgccccggcctaaaaccagactgagccggatccagaaaatcggtatctaccaagaatgcctggagttgtgcggccaccacacgttccacgaccttgcccaaaaaggggagattggaaatagagtggggtccagtgatggcttcttcaacagcggtttgatcacagccaatttaaggctcgctggaaatatgccttctcgaagggaggcattcaccaccaccctcacccactcggccaatccccctctggcttctctcactagccaggatgggcaggggtctaggatgcatgtggtagccctcacctctccaagcaccttgtccacgtcctcaggctgaaccaattggaacgaatccatcaaaataggacaagcaagtgctcttgctacatcctcggagactgcccataatatggtgtcaaagccagaacggatcaaagcgactttgtccgcaaagaaccgagcaaatgcttcacagcgggctgctgagttgtcagggatcccgtcttgagggacgggatataacaaacctctgacaactcggaacagctccgccggacggttctttgcagacgcaatattagctgcaaagaaaatgttctttgcagcatctattgccgcggcatatgccctaagataggaacacagccgtgttcagtttggctcgctcggctccgaacgccacacactctctagtcccctcttctttcgcttcatcgctgccaactcctcggtgaaccaaggagatggtttagctcgggtacttgcgaggggacgttccggagcgaccgtgtctattgccctagccgcctccttgttccagagggtgacCAGAGCATTGACAGGGTCACCAGtcgaggtggcg contains:
- the LOC100555851 gene encoding cation channel sperm-associated protein 2 produces the protein MESTLHSKKVQGSKTNTPIEMHPRADAIRSKLIYTFYLIDHLRGLSHAVPRHNIQDFLDPKKRMKLMLTDHHQLVRFNVMPVRNVMVTKEKRWRNRIEVRCSHWPPFALWASWLLNTKIFNNFIIFLIVLNMVVLMISSEIVERKEIHFVKLNITVEVIVWVIVLVFWGEIILHWTVSFQQYWTNPWNVYDFTVTFISFVPEFFYMLYKTHSPTATRLQQVCRVLRCLKLFSRVQQFKVLIMAIAKALKAMTFILVLLLFFFYVFTVSGIFFFETFSRSDLEGLEYTMYFSDIPNSFVTIFILFTMDHWYALLQDMWKVPEVNKVVSGVFICVWLLIGAFIFRDVLVASMVTNFQNIRGNLTEEAKEIETQQKANRFKLELLEMRYNQYQGQSYKCNILPEKTSTESGSAIPSAEDPEYSLHDFHTGPLDWESYVHRNLAGLYDADESEKVVWPQDTLFRYFELLEKLQYNLDERRQLQDYAVLALSNLADK